In a genomic window of Melitaea cinxia chromosome 2, ilMelCinx1.1, whole genome shotgun sequence:
- the LOC123660952 gene encoding uncharacterized protein LOC123660952 yields MYLNMSPSFRMLLAFVLLHQLIIASAKTNTNVPNCQNFSQGVTFNESEAVGVWHLLHFKTEKMKGSGDPHCVEFSSVGEQEIKGIQEKIGKFIENLNWETLSLKMQIPCRSVNSNKTRDYYLEKLENNGSYRTLQMPPPSAKLDLAGFNRYPMRIKIVENQFLAMMDCHEKFVFLLGKQPPEGKEIDNRLKKMIETYWPEE; encoded by the exons ATGTACCTCAACATGTCTCCATCATTTCGGATGCTTCTTGCTTTTg TTTTGCTACATCAATTAATTATAGCAAGCGCgaaaacaaacacaaatgtACCGAATTGTCAAAACTTCTCCCAAGGAGTCACATTTAATGAGTCGGAAGCGGTGGGTGTTTGGCATCTGTTACATTTCAAAACAGAAAAGATGAAGGGTTCAGGTGACCCTCATTGCGTGGAGTTTTCTTCCGTCGGCGAACAG gaGATAAAAGgtatacaagaaaaaattggcaaatttattgaaaatctCAATTGGGAGACACTTTCTTTAAAAATGCAAATACCATGTAGAAGTGTTAACTCGAACAAAACCAGGGATTATTATTTAGAGAAATTGGAAAATAACGGCTCTTACCGCACTCTGCAGATGCCACCACCCTCag caAAACTTGATCTTGCTGGATTTAACCGCTACCCAATGCGCATTAAAATAGTAGAAAACCAGTTCCTCGCCATGATGGATTGTCACGAGAAGTTTGTCTTCCTCCTGGGAAAACAGCCACCAGAAGGCAAGGAAATAGATAACCGCCTTAAAAAGATGATTGAAACGTATTGGCCCGAAGAGTAA